Proteins found in one Oncorhynchus mykiss isolate Arlee chromosome 3, USDA_OmykA_1.1, whole genome shotgun sequence genomic segment:
- the LOC118944735 gene encoding serine-rich adhesin for platelets-like isoform X2 produces MQEADLKTDGTSQSQEEAKGESELNQVDLKTSTSTLTLEVEGESELNQVDLKTSTSTLTLEVEGESVMQESDDVETAGPSQCQETERVAKAKVVTFTTMTRKAAASQTSLTLSRGKRSYPDLHTFVQDMKDGHWNLLSENMRAGMSRDEFSARCMDITNWVMESTSTVVVPALDLTMQIRLSDSSSSSGSGSNEAREVSSLGRSVRFSFRGGPSRRISSRTTCSTQTPTPFPSSHRSMTSLLSDDEERYVSSPEGGDREMRHRPHSAPLSSVFGISEDSVFNMVQRGQSQSGIVLSSSWSRREKYRPVKIPTDTRFMMGIVELVMNLLNSRLAELMQSFSQGTLGPLSGSISASQQFAQEMLSMVSAKMYSHAIEHIAHGYKSPLELERELEAILGPLAGQVIVIIIDSIFKAKANGGNKGRATSPLTYFLTAVSAEIQSLVVQRSVSRPSTRLSNNDPLLNISKSKVLKSVLLKMAELFGQGPSETCLVPVVQSQSDNSVCDWTLNAGTVHPSQFLSHNRMSEVSSDVVDLVLEVFGITGFLDSRSPSRPQSACSYNSASGAIDMRALAGDLVRQVSVKLRPFVSESQLSTMSMTDLSSISDSTLKQLCCSSAVAAATVCQAIKMELENQRPTDLSARDLLSSLVESIEDMDISDILQGPSAILEEAAMIKHPEISTSTIYRSLLLDSSLASSNMVTESIIFNSPRPSEENVSIQNVLPVDKVDILHGQPVEGYIVKAEQCITQVIQDAAVTYTSVLDKTDTGKLSEVLSVCVSAENIEDASSDLFGGIISDLHEVSEVNKTSMRTKSGRKMFWMEVSSGSQKIYTKTLDKLRKLFTSHLLTEGKNTPVQIELYDTGLLVTETTVEVSPVQKTDSNTSSMSSAHQLTLDTCTKGVIKQVISVLRVETSKEVKCESMSNASFDFNQKLDSIISKLESLTISSDGTSAKIARLTRSRSAASRSSNISIQSFHSAEFQATAKLIVREAILRAASEANCSLPQSMTSSTFSHHVVSTTEDIVNMIMQDLESLSRYTVEDTDSFPLGEKKLQSQLNPRVVFDTLLDAAHTMYHRVKDRLNVFLSFPPVSVTTAKDVLDSTPVETLRCSKSPDTALVKDRSRPPSVRSEKPFSKVSLTKRSKALVSSSGSSTDHHVIDTCSEDVTLPTRSMSVVSDTSLKRTSPLHGSGLSASCEPLVALQDGTVAVSQEGFSKTAKETLSLILNVIKCRLANSESSSVGQNAREELLITTNMLDSLLESLDLLPDMSAANEITRTECHTSNAMDKTGSQSALVNQQEINISDTSLIVKTIMDTLKTDDPEMTSAEENLDRLLSIEALQDASGNLIAKVHGLIQEITISRQLQSTTGHRSLSQPALPKPALRKLSKHDASELVYSFAQTSVSRLLGQCLVRPMPPTADRVLDQVIKLMTDMVMDSLTDLSKSAMEDGK; encoded by the exons ATGCAGGAAGCTGATCTGAAGACAGATGGCACATCTCAGTCACAGGAG GAGGCCAAAGGAGAGAGTGAGTTGAATCAGGTTGATCTGAAGACATCCACATCAACTCTAACACTGGAGGTCGAAGGAGAGAGTGAGTTGAATCAGGTTGATCTGAAGACATCCACATCAACTCTGACACTGGAGGTCGAAGGAGAGAGTGTGATGCAGGAGAGTGATGATGTAGAAACAGCCGGGCCATCTCAATGCCAGGAGACTGAACGAGTGGCAAAG GCTAAAGTGGTGACCTTCACTACCATGACCCGCAAGGCTGCAGCCTCCCAGACCAGCCTCACCCTCAGCAGGGGAAAGAGAAGCTACCCAGACCTACACACCTTTGTGCAGGACATGAAGGATGG CCATTGGAATCTGCTGAGTGAGAATATGCGTGCCGGG ATGAGCAGAGATGAGTTTAGTGCTAGGTGCATGGATATTACAAATTGGGTGATGGAGTCTACATCCACTGTGGTCGTTCCCGCCCTTGACCTCACCATGCAGATCAGGCTCTCTGATTCGTCAAGCTCTTCTGGATCAGGAAGTAATGAGGCTAGAGAAGTGAGCTCTCTTGGCCGCAGCGTCAGATTCAGCTTTCGTGGTGGACCCAGTAGACGCATCAGTTCAAGAACTACTTGCAGCACACAAACTCCCAcgcctttcccctcctctcacag GTCCATGACCTCTTTGCTGAGTGATGACGAAGAGCGATATGTCTCCTCACCTGAGGGTGGTGATAGAGAGATGAGACACAGACCCCACTCGGCACCACTGAGTTCTGTGTTTGGAATCTCTGAGGATTCTGTCTTCAACATGGTCCAGAGAGGCCAGTCGCAGAGTGGCATCGTACTGTCATCCAGTTGGAGTAGACGGGAGAAATACAGACCTGTCAAAATACCAACGGACACCAGGTTTATGATGGGTATTGTAGAGTTGGTAATGAACCTTCTCAACTCCAGATTGGCTGAGCTAATGCAAAGTTTCAGTCAGGGAACTCTAGGTCCGCTGTCTGGTAGTATCTCAGCAAGTCAGCAGTTTGCCCAAGAAATGCTAAGCATGGTGTCTGCTAAGATGTATTCCCATGCCATAGAGCATATTGCGCACGGCTACAAGTCTCCCCTTGAGTTAGAGAGGGAGCTTGAGGCCATATTGGGTCCTCTGGCTGGACAGGTTATAGTCATCATCATAGATAGCATCTTTAAGGCTAAAGCCAACGGAGGAAACAAGGGACGAGCGACCAGCCCCTTGACCTATTTTCTCACTGCCGTTTCGGCAGAAATACAAAGCCTAGTTGTTCAGAGATCGGTTAGCAGACCGTCCACCAGACTGTCCAACAACGACCCACTGCTGAACATTTCCAAGTCAAAGGTCTTAAAATCAGTTCTGCTCAAAATGGCAGAACTCTTTGGCCAAGGTCCAAGTGAAACCTGTCTAGTTCCAGTAGTCCAGAGTCAGTCCGACAACTCTGTTTGCGACTGGACTCTGAATGCAGGCACCGTTCATCCAAGTCAATTTCTGTCCCACAACAGAATGTCAGAAGTGTCATCCGATGTTGTGGATCTTGTACTTGAGGTTTTTGGGATAACAGGATTTTTGGATAGCAGGAGCCCGTCAAGGCCACAGAGTGCCTGCTCCTACAACTCAGCTAGTGGAGCAATAGATATGAGAGCTCTTGCTGGGGACTTGGTCAGACAGGTGTCTGTCAAACTCAGACCCTTTGTCTCTGAGAGTCAACTCTCCACCATGTCCATGACAGATCTGTCATCTATTTCTGACTCCACCTTGAAGCAGTTGTGTTGTAGCTCTGCTGTTGCTGCAGCAACGGTCTGTCAAGCAATCAAAATGGAGCTCGAGAACCAGAGACCAACCGACCTGTCAGCCAGAGACCTACTATCGTCTCTGGTAGAGAGCATTGAGGACATGGATATTTCTGACATCCTCCAGGGCCCGTCGGCCATTTTGGAGGAGGCTGCTATGATTAAGCACCCAGAGATCTCCACCTCGACAATATACAGGTCTCTGCTTCTCGACTCATCTCTCGCCTCCTCTAACATGGTCACTGAGAGCATTATCTTCAACAGCCCACGCCCATCAGAGGAGAATGTGAGTATTCAGAATGTGCTCCCTGTTGATAAAGTTGACATCCTCCATGGTCAACCAGTGGAGGGGTATATCGTCAAAGCTGAGCAATGCATCACTCAGGTCATTCAGGATGCAGCTGTGACATATACTAGCGTGCTGGATAAAACCGACACTGGGAAACTGTCAGaagttctgtctgtctgcgttTCCGCTGAGAATATTGAGGATGCATCCTCTGATCTATTTGGTGGAATTATTTCCGACCTGCATGAGGTATCTGAGGTCAATAAGACCTCCATGCGTACGAAATCAGGTCGCAAAATGTTCTGGATGGAAGTGAGTTCAGGTTCCCAGAAGATTTATACCAAAACCCTGGACAAACTGAGGAAGCTTTTCACCTCTCACCTTCTCACTGAGGGAAAAAATACTCCTGTGCAAATTGAGTTATATGACACTGGACTACTTGTAACTGAGACCACTGTGGAGGTATCTCCTGTacagaagacagacagtaatacctCTTCAATGTCCTCAGCCCACCAGCTCACCCTCGACACCTGCACTAAAGGGGTCATCAAACAGGTGATCTCGGTGCTGAGGGTGGAGACTTCAAAGGAAGTCAAATGCGAGAGCATGTCAAATGCATCCTTCGACTTCAACCAGAAGTTGGACTCTATAATTTCGAAATTAGAGAGCCTCACCATTTCGAGTGACGGGACGTCAGCCAAGATTGCCAGGCTCACGCGATCTCGTAGTGCAGCCAGCAGATCCTCTAACATTTCCATCCAGAGCTTTCACAGTGCTGAGTTCCAAGCTACGGCCAAACTGATTGTGCGTGAGGCCATTCTCAGAGCTGCTAGCGAAGCCAACTGTTCTTTGCCACAGAGCATGACTAGCAGCACCTTCTCACACCATGTGGTTTCTACAACTGAAGATATAGTGAATATGATCATGCAAGACCTTGAAAGTCTATCCCGGTACACAGTGGAGGACACAGACTCCTTCCCACTAGGAGAGAAAAAGCTGCAGTCCCAGCTCAATCCCAGAGTTGTCTTTGACACCTTATTGGATGCTGCTCATACCATGTACCACAGAGTAAAGGATAGACTGAACGTCTTTTTGTCTTTTCCACCCGTGTCAGTCACCACAGCCAAAGATGTGCTGGACTCCACCCCTGTGGAGACACTCAGATGCTCAAAGTCCCCTGACACTGCTCTTGTTAAGGACAGGAGCCGCCCTCCGTCTGTGAGAAGTGAGAAGCCATTTTCAAAAGTCAGTTTGACTAAAAGGTCTAAAGCCCTTGTGTCTTCGAGTGGCTCCTCCACAGACCACCATGTAATTGACACATGCAGTGAGGATGTCACTCTGCCTACCAGGAGTATGTCAGTTGTGAGCGACACCAGTTTGAAGAGAACCTCTCCTCTCCATGGTAGTGGATTGAGTGCAAGTTGTGAACCTCTTGTGGCTCTACAAGACGGAACAGTGGCAGTCAGCCAAGAAGGCTTTAGCAAAACTGCAAAGGAGACGCTCAGCTTGATCCTAAATGTGATCAAGTGCAGATTGGCCAACTCTGAGAGTTCATCTGTTGGGCAGAATGCAAGGGAGGAGCTTCTGATAACCACTAACATGTTAGACTCTCTACTGGAGAGCCTTGACCTGTTGCCTGACATGAGTGCTGCCAATGAGATCACAAGGACAGAATGCCATACCTCTAACGCAATGGACAAGACAGGTTCACAGTCAGCGCTTGTGAATCAACAAGAAATAAACATATCTGACACCAGTCTCATAGTGAAAACTATAATGGACACATTGAAGACAGACGACCCAGAGATGACTTCAGCAGAAGAAAATCTGGATAGACTCCTGTCAATTGAAGCCCTTCAAGATGCGTCTGGCAACCTGATCGCAAAGGTCCATGGTCTCATTCAGGAGATAACCATAAGCCGCCAGCTTCAGTCCACGACTGGCCACAGAAgcctctctcaaccagctctgCCAAAGCCAGCACTGAGGAAGCTGTCAAAGCACGATGCGTCAGAGCTCGTTTACAGCTTTGCCCAGACTTCTGTTAGCAGACTCCTGGGGCAGTGTTTGGTTAGGCCTATGCCACCCACCGCTGACAGGGTTTTGGATCAGGTCATCAAGTTGATGACAGACATGGTGATGGACAGCCTGACTGATCTGTCCAAGTCTGCAATGGAGGATGGTAAGTGA
- the LOC118944738 gene encoding polysialoglycoprotein-like — MGGVRELLLVVMTVGVVKVSCYPVGKSQKQDQVSLQRRLGELSSNDVSIVHALALLRSIGSDAKQAREEYLETNEVESQASPNHGSSPANDALSSEEKLRRVSSDDATSDAATGPSGDDATSEAATGPSGDDATSGAATGPSGDDATSEAATGPSGDDATSGAATGPSGDDATSGAATGPSGDDATSGAATGPSGDDATSGAATGPSGDDATSGAATGPSGDDATSGAATGPSGDDATSGAATGPSGDDATSGAATGPSGDDATSGAATGPSGDDATSGAATGPSGDDATSGAATGPSGDDATSGAATGPSGDDATSGAATGPSGDDATSGAATGPSGDDATSGAATGPSGDDATSGAATGPSGDDATSGAATGPSGDDATSGAATGPSGDGATSGAATGPSGDGATSGAATGPSGDDAMDI; from the exons atgggaggtgtgagagaattgctgctcgttgtaatgactgtgggggttgtcaaag tttcttgttaccctgttggaaagtcccagaagcaagatcaagtctctctgcagaggagacttggag agctgtcatcaaatgacgtctccattgtgcatgccctggccttgctccgatccatagggtctgacgctaaacaagccagagaag AGTATTTAGAGACCAATGAAGTAGAATCCCAAGCTTCTCCAAACCATGGTAGCTCTCCGGCAAATGATGCCCTGTCCTCTGAGGAGAAGCTGAGGCGCGTGTCCTcggacgacgccacctctgacgctgcgaccggcccgtctggcgacgacgccacctctgaagctgcgaccggcccgtctggcgacgacgccacctctggagctgcgaccggcccgtctggcgacgacgccacctctgaagctgcgaccggcccgtctggcgacgacgccacctctggagctgcgaccggcccgtctggcgacgacgccacctctggagctgcgaccggcccgtctggcgacgacgccacctctggagctgcgaccggcccgtctggcgacgacgccacctctggagctgcgaccggcccgtctggcgacgacgccacctctggagctgcgaccggcccgtctggcgacgacgccacctctggagctgcgaccggcccgtctggcgacgacgccacctctggagctgcgaccggcccgtctggcgacgacgccacctctggagctgcgaccggcccgtctggcgacgacgccacctctggagctgcgaccggcccgtctggcgacgacgccacctctggagctgcgaccggcccgtctggcgacgacgccacctctggagctgcgaccggcccgtctggcgacgacgccacctctggagctgcgaccggcccgtctggcgacgacgccacctctggagctgcgaccggcccgtccggcgacgacgccacctctggagctgcgaccggcccgtccggcgacgacgccacctctggagctgcgaccggcccgtccggcgacgacgccacctctggagctgcgaccggcccgtccggcgacgacgccacctctggagctgcgaccggcccgtccggcgacgacgccacctctggagctgcgaccggcccgtccggcgacggagccacctctggagctgcgaccggcccgtccggcgacggagccacctctggagctgcgaccggcccgtctggcgacgacgccatggATATCTGA
- the LOC118944735 gene encoding serine-rich adhesin for platelets-like isoform X1, whose product MQEADLKTDGTSQSQEVEGESELDEAIVIPSQSQEEAKGESELNQVDLKTSTSTLTLEVEGESELNQVDLKTSTSTLTLEVEGESVMQESDDVETAGPSQCQETERVAKAKVVTFTTMTRKAAASQTSLTLSRGKRSYPDLHTFVQDMKDGHWNLLSENMRAGMSRDEFSARCMDITNWVMESTSTVVVPALDLTMQIRLSDSSSSSGSGSNEAREVSSLGRSVRFSFRGGPSRRISSRTTCSTQTPTPFPSSHRSMTSLLSDDEERYVSSPEGGDREMRHRPHSAPLSSVFGISEDSVFNMVQRGQSQSGIVLSSSWSRREKYRPVKIPTDTRFMMGIVELVMNLLNSRLAELMQSFSQGTLGPLSGSISASQQFAQEMLSMVSAKMYSHAIEHIAHGYKSPLELERELEAILGPLAGQVIVIIIDSIFKAKANGGNKGRATSPLTYFLTAVSAEIQSLVVQRSVSRPSTRLSNNDPLLNISKSKVLKSVLLKMAELFGQGPSETCLVPVVQSQSDNSVCDWTLNAGTVHPSQFLSHNRMSEVSSDVVDLVLEVFGITGFLDSRSPSRPQSACSYNSASGAIDMRALAGDLVRQVSVKLRPFVSESQLSTMSMTDLSSISDSTLKQLCCSSAVAAATVCQAIKMELENQRPTDLSARDLLSSLVESIEDMDISDILQGPSAILEEAAMIKHPEISTSTIYRSLLLDSSLASSNMVTESIIFNSPRPSEENVSIQNVLPVDKVDILHGQPVEGYIVKAEQCITQVIQDAAVTYTSVLDKTDTGKLSEVLSVCVSAENIEDASSDLFGGIISDLHEVSEVNKTSMRTKSGRKMFWMEVSSGSQKIYTKTLDKLRKLFTSHLLTEGKNTPVQIELYDTGLLVTETTVEVSPVQKTDSNTSSMSSAHQLTLDTCTKGVIKQVISVLRVETSKEVKCESMSNASFDFNQKLDSIISKLESLTISSDGTSAKIARLTRSRSAASRSSNISIQSFHSAEFQATAKLIVREAILRAASEANCSLPQSMTSSTFSHHVVSTTEDIVNMIMQDLESLSRYTVEDTDSFPLGEKKLQSQLNPRVVFDTLLDAAHTMYHRVKDRLNVFLSFPPVSVTTAKDVLDSTPVETLRCSKSPDTALVKDRSRPPSVRSEKPFSKVSLTKRSKALVSSSGSSTDHHVIDTCSEDVTLPTRSMSVVSDTSLKRTSPLHGSGLSASCEPLVALQDGTVAVSQEGFSKTAKETLSLILNVIKCRLANSESSSVGQNAREELLITTNMLDSLLESLDLLPDMSAANEITRTECHTSNAMDKTGSQSALVNQQEINISDTSLIVKTIMDTLKTDDPEMTSAEENLDRLLSIEALQDASGNLIAKVHGLIQEITISRQLQSTTGHRSLSQPALPKPALRKLSKHDASELVYSFAQTSVSRLLGQCLVRPMPPTADRVLDQVIKLMTDMVMDSLTDLSKSAMEDGK is encoded by the exons ATGCAGGAAGCTGATCTGAAGACAGATGGCACATCTCAGTCACAGGAGGTTGAAGGAGAGAGTGAGTTGGACGAGGCCATTGTCATCCCATCTCAGTCACAGGAG GAGGCCAAAGGAGAGAGTGAGTTGAATCAGGTTGATCTGAAGACATCCACATCAACTCTAACACTGGAGGTCGAAGGAGAGAGTGAGTTGAATCAGGTTGATCTGAAGACATCCACATCAACTCTGACACTGGAGGTCGAAGGAGAGAGTGTGATGCAGGAGAGTGATGATGTAGAAACAGCCGGGCCATCTCAATGCCAGGAGACTGAACGAGTGGCAAAG GCTAAAGTGGTGACCTTCACTACCATGACCCGCAAGGCTGCAGCCTCCCAGACCAGCCTCACCCTCAGCAGGGGAAAGAGAAGCTACCCAGACCTACACACCTTTGTGCAGGACATGAAGGATGG CCATTGGAATCTGCTGAGTGAGAATATGCGTGCCGGG ATGAGCAGAGATGAGTTTAGTGCTAGGTGCATGGATATTACAAATTGGGTGATGGAGTCTACATCCACTGTGGTCGTTCCCGCCCTTGACCTCACCATGCAGATCAGGCTCTCTGATTCGTCAAGCTCTTCTGGATCAGGAAGTAATGAGGCTAGAGAAGTGAGCTCTCTTGGCCGCAGCGTCAGATTCAGCTTTCGTGGTGGACCCAGTAGACGCATCAGTTCAAGAACTACTTGCAGCACACAAACTCCCAcgcctttcccctcctctcacag GTCCATGACCTCTTTGCTGAGTGATGACGAAGAGCGATATGTCTCCTCACCTGAGGGTGGTGATAGAGAGATGAGACACAGACCCCACTCGGCACCACTGAGTTCTGTGTTTGGAATCTCTGAGGATTCTGTCTTCAACATGGTCCAGAGAGGCCAGTCGCAGAGTGGCATCGTACTGTCATCCAGTTGGAGTAGACGGGAGAAATACAGACCTGTCAAAATACCAACGGACACCAGGTTTATGATGGGTATTGTAGAGTTGGTAATGAACCTTCTCAACTCCAGATTGGCTGAGCTAATGCAAAGTTTCAGTCAGGGAACTCTAGGTCCGCTGTCTGGTAGTATCTCAGCAAGTCAGCAGTTTGCCCAAGAAATGCTAAGCATGGTGTCTGCTAAGATGTATTCCCATGCCATAGAGCATATTGCGCACGGCTACAAGTCTCCCCTTGAGTTAGAGAGGGAGCTTGAGGCCATATTGGGTCCTCTGGCTGGACAGGTTATAGTCATCATCATAGATAGCATCTTTAAGGCTAAAGCCAACGGAGGAAACAAGGGACGAGCGACCAGCCCCTTGACCTATTTTCTCACTGCCGTTTCGGCAGAAATACAAAGCCTAGTTGTTCAGAGATCGGTTAGCAGACCGTCCACCAGACTGTCCAACAACGACCCACTGCTGAACATTTCCAAGTCAAAGGTCTTAAAATCAGTTCTGCTCAAAATGGCAGAACTCTTTGGCCAAGGTCCAAGTGAAACCTGTCTAGTTCCAGTAGTCCAGAGTCAGTCCGACAACTCTGTTTGCGACTGGACTCTGAATGCAGGCACCGTTCATCCAAGTCAATTTCTGTCCCACAACAGAATGTCAGAAGTGTCATCCGATGTTGTGGATCTTGTACTTGAGGTTTTTGGGATAACAGGATTTTTGGATAGCAGGAGCCCGTCAAGGCCACAGAGTGCCTGCTCCTACAACTCAGCTAGTGGAGCAATAGATATGAGAGCTCTTGCTGGGGACTTGGTCAGACAGGTGTCTGTCAAACTCAGACCCTTTGTCTCTGAGAGTCAACTCTCCACCATGTCCATGACAGATCTGTCATCTATTTCTGACTCCACCTTGAAGCAGTTGTGTTGTAGCTCTGCTGTTGCTGCAGCAACGGTCTGTCAAGCAATCAAAATGGAGCTCGAGAACCAGAGACCAACCGACCTGTCAGCCAGAGACCTACTATCGTCTCTGGTAGAGAGCATTGAGGACATGGATATTTCTGACATCCTCCAGGGCCCGTCGGCCATTTTGGAGGAGGCTGCTATGATTAAGCACCCAGAGATCTCCACCTCGACAATATACAGGTCTCTGCTTCTCGACTCATCTCTCGCCTCCTCTAACATGGTCACTGAGAGCATTATCTTCAACAGCCCACGCCCATCAGAGGAGAATGTGAGTATTCAGAATGTGCTCCCTGTTGATAAAGTTGACATCCTCCATGGTCAACCAGTGGAGGGGTATATCGTCAAAGCTGAGCAATGCATCACTCAGGTCATTCAGGATGCAGCTGTGACATATACTAGCGTGCTGGATAAAACCGACACTGGGAAACTGTCAGaagttctgtctgtctgcgttTCCGCTGAGAATATTGAGGATGCATCCTCTGATCTATTTGGTGGAATTATTTCCGACCTGCATGAGGTATCTGAGGTCAATAAGACCTCCATGCGTACGAAATCAGGTCGCAAAATGTTCTGGATGGAAGTGAGTTCAGGTTCCCAGAAGATTTATACCAAAACCCTGGACAAACTGAGGAAGCTTTTCACCTCTCACCTTCTCACTGAGGGAAAAAATACTCCTGTGCAAATTGAGTTATATGACACTGGACTACTTGTAACTGAGACCACTGTGGAGGTATCTCCTGTacagaagacagacagtaatacctCTTCAATGTCCTCAGCCCACCAGCTCACCCTCGACACCTGCACTAAAGGGGTCATCAAACAGGTGATCTCGGTGCTGAGGGTGGAGACTTCAAAGGAAGTCAAATGCGAGAGCATGTCAAATGCATCCTTCGACTTCAACCAGAAGTTGGACTCTATAATTTCGAAATTAGAGAGCCTCACCATTTCGAGTGACGGGACGTCAGCCAAGATTGCCAGGCTCACGCGATCTCGTAGTGCAGCCAGCAGATCCTCTAACATTTCCATCCAGAGCTTTCACAGTGCTGAGTTCCAAGCTACGGCCAAACTGATTGTGCGTGAGGCCATTCTCAGAGCTGCTAGCGAAGCCAACTGTTCTTTGCCACAGAGCATGACTAGCAGCACCTTCTCACACCATGTGGTTTCTACAACTGAAGATATAGTGAATATGATCATGCAAGACCTTGAAAGTCTATCCCGGTACACAGTGGAGGACACAGACTCCTTCCCACTAGGAGAGAAAAAGCTGCAGTCCCAGCTCAATCCCAGAGTTGTCTTTGACACCTTATTGGATGCTGCTCATACCATGTACCACAGAGTAAAGGATAGACTGAACGTCTTTTTGTCTTTTCCACCCGTGTCAGTCACCACAGCCAAAGATGTGCTGGACTCCACCCCTGTGGAGACACTCAGATGCTCAAAGTCCCCTGACACTGCTCTTGTTAAGGACAGGAGCCGCCCTCCGTCTGTGAGAAGTGAGAAGCCATTTTCAAAAGTCAGTTTGACTAAAAGGTCTAAAGCCCTTGTGTCTTCGAGTGGCTCCTCCACAGACCACCATGTAATTGACACATGCAGTGAGGATGTCACTCTGCCTACCAGGAGTATGTCAGTTGTGAGCGACACCAGTTTGAAGAGAACCTCTCCTCTCCATGGTAGTGGATTGAGTGCAAGTTGTGAACCTCTTGTGGCTCTACAAGACGGAACAGTGGCAGTCAGCCAAGAAGGCTTTAGCAAAACTGCAAAGGAGACGCTCAGCTTGATCCTAAATGTGATCAAGTGCAGATTGGCCAACTCTGAGAGTTCATCTGTTGGGCAGAATGCAAGGGAGGAGCTTCTGATAACCACTAACATGTTAGACTCTCTACTGGAGAGCCTTGACCTGTTGCCTGACATGAGTGCTGCCAATGAGATCACAAGGACAGAATGCCATACCTCTAACGCAATGGACAAGACAGGTTCACAGTCAGCGCTTGTGAATCAACAAGAAATAAACATATCTGACACCAGTCTCATAGTGAAAACTATAATGGACACATTGAAGACAGACGACCCAGAGATGACTTCAGCAGAAGAAAATCTGGATAGACTCCTGTCAATTGAAGCCCTTCAAGATGCGTCTGGCAACCTGATCGCAAAGGTCCATGGTCTCATTCAGGAGATAACCATAAGCCGCCAGCTTCAGTCCACGACTGGCCACAGAAgcctctctcaaccagctctgCCAAAGCCAGCACTGAGGAAGCTGTCAAAGCACGATGCGTCAGAGCTCGTTTACAGCTTTGCCCAGACTTCTGTTAGCAGACTCCTGGGGCAGTGTTTGGTTAGGCCTATGCCACCCACCGCTGACAGGGTTTTGGATCAGGTCATCAAGTTGATGACAGACATGGTGATGGACAGCCTGACTGATCTGTCCAAGTCTGCAATGGAGGATGGTAAGTGA